In a genomic window of Vulpes vulpes isolate BD-2025 chromosome 6, VulVul3, whole genome shotgun sequence:
- the POU4F1 gene encoding POU domain, class 4, transcription factor 1, whose translation MMSMNSKQPHFAMHPTLPEHKYPSLHSSSEAIRRACLPTPPLQSNLFASLDETLLARAEALAAVDIAVSQGKSHPFKPDATYHTMNSVPCTSTSTVPLAHHHHHHHHHQALEPGDLLDHISSPSLALMAGAGGAGAAGGGGGAHDGPGGGGGPGGGGGPGGGGPGGGGGGGGPGGGGGGPGGGLLGGSAHPHPHMHGLGHLSHPAAAAAMNMPSGLPHPGLVAAAAHHGAAAAAAAAAAGQVAAASAAAAVVGAAGLASICDSDTDPRELEAFAERFKQRRIKLGVTQADVGSALANLKIPGVGSLSQSTICRFESLTLSHNNMIALKPILQAWLEEAEGAQREKMNKPELFNGGEKKRKRTSIAAPEKRSLEAYFAVQPRPSSEKIAAIAEKLDLKKNVVRVWFCNQRQKQKRMKFSATY comes from the exons ATGATGTCTATGAACAGCAAGCAGCCTCACTTTGCCATGCATCCCACCCTCCCTGAGCACAAGTACCCGTCGCTGCACTCCAGCTCTGAGGCCATCCGGCGGGCCTGCCTGCCCACGCCGCCG CTGCAGAGCAACCTCTTCGCCAGCCTAGACGAAACGCTGCTGGCGCGGGCAGAGGCGCTGGCGGCCGTGGACATCGCCGTGTCCCAGGGCAAGAGCCACCCTTTCAAGCCAGACGCCACGTACCACACGATGAACAGCGTGCCATGCACGTCCACGTCCACCGTGCCGCTGgcgcaccaccaccaccaccaccaccaccaccaggcgCTCGAGCCCGGCGACCTGCTGGACCACATTTCGTCGCCCTCGCTCGCGCTCATGgccggcgcggggggcgcgggcgcggcgggcggcggcggcggcgcccacGACGgcccggggggcggcggcggcccggggggcggcggaggccccggcggcggcggccccggcggcggcggcggcggcggcggcccggggggcggcggcggcggcccgggcggcgggcTGCTCGGCGGCTCggcgcacccgcacccgcacatGCACGGCCTGGGCCACCTGTCGCACCCGGCGGCGGCCGCCGCCATGAACATGCCGTCGGGGCTGCCGCACCCCGGgctggtggcggcggcggcgcaccacggcgcggcggcggcggcggcggcggcggcggccgggcagGTGGCGGcggcctcggcggcggcggccgtGGTGGGCGCGGCGGGCCTGGCGTCCATCTGCGACTCGGACACGGACCCGCGCGAGCTCGAGGCGTTCGCCGAGCGCTTCAAGCAGAGGCGCATCAAGCTGGGCGTGACGCAGGCCGACGTGGGCTCGGCGCTGGCCAACCTCAAGATCCCGGGCGTGGGCTCGCTCAGCCAGAGCACCATCTGCAGGTTCGAGTCGCTCACGCTCTCGCACAACAACATGATCGCGCTCAAGCCCATCCTGCAGGCGTGGCTCGAGGAGGCCGAGGGCGCGCAGCGCGAGAAAATGAACAAGCCCGAGCTCTTCAACGGCGGCGAGAAGAAGCGCAAGCGGACTTCCATCGCAGCGCCCGAGAAGCGCTCCCTCGAGGCCTACTTCGCCGTGCAGCCCCGGCCCTCCTCCGAGAAGATCGCCGCCATCGCCGAGAAACTGGACCTCAAAAAGAACGTGGTGCGGGTGTGGTTTTGCAaccagagacagaagcagaagcgGATGAAGTTCTCCGCCACTTACTGA